A genome region from Apus apus isolate bApuApu2 chromosome 2, bApuApu2.pri.cur, whole genome shotgun sequence includes the following:
- the LRRC3B gene encoding leucine-rich repeat-containing protein 3B: MHLVDLWLTRSLSMCLLLQSFVLMILCFHSASMCPKGCLCSHSGGLNVSCSNANLKEIPRDLPPETVLLYLDSNQITSIPNEIFKDLHQLRVLNLSKNGIEFIDEHAFKGVAETLQTLDLSDNRIQSVHKNAFNNLKARARIANNPWHCDCTLQQVLRSMASNHETANNVICKTSVLDEHAGRPFLNAANDADLCNLPKKTTDYAMLVTMFGWFTMVISYVVYYVRQNQEDARRHLEYLKSLPSRQKKPDEADDISTVV; the protein is encoded by the coding sequence ATGCATTTGGTAGACCTGTGGTTGACTCGTTCCCTCTCCATGTGTCTGCTCTTACAAAGTTTTGTCCTCATGATACTGTGCTTTCATTCTGCCAGTATGTGCCCGAAAGGTTGCCTCTGCTCTCACTCCGGGGGTCTGAATGTCAGCTGTAGCAATGCAAACCTCAAGGAAATACCCAGAGATCTTCCTCCAGAAACAGTCTTACTTTATTTGGACTCCAATCAGATAACGTCTATCCCCAACGAAATTTTTAAGGACTTGCACCAACTGAGAGTCCTCAATTTATCAAAAAATGGGATTGAGTTTATAGATGAACATGCCTTTAAAGGGGTGGCGGAAACCTTGCAGACTCTGGATTTGTCCGACAACCGGATTCAAAGCGTGCACAAGAACGCGTTCAACAACTTAAAGGCCAGAGCCAGAATTGCCAACAATCCCTGGCACTGTGACTGCACTCTGCAGCAGGTGTTGAGGAGCATGGCCTCCAACCACGAGACAGCCAACAACGTCATCTGCAAGACTTCTGTGCTGGATGAACACGCTGGGAGACCATTCCTCAACGCTGCCAACGATGCTGACCTCTGCAACCTTCCCAAAAAGACTACCGATTATGCCATGCTGGTCACCATGTTTGGCTGGTTCACCATGGTGATCTCATATGTGGTTTATTATGTCCGGCAAAATCAGGAGGACGCAAGGAGGCACCTTGAGTACTTGAAATCCCTGCCAAGCAGGCAAAAGAAACCGGATGAAGCTGATGACATTAGCACTGTGGTATAG